One segment of Acropora muricata isolate sample 2 chromosome 8, ASM3666990v1, whole genome shotgun sequence DNA contains the following:
- the LOC136924606 gene encoding uncharacterized protein, translated as MIAVVSTQLTDMSVNSSRYPLIRISKSGEMRLKNKVGTAILKENAYEDRALNTKLDTLSKHQFRQDKYMTYRQLEFATKQVSASEERPLTVFSTESKNFEANDQVLPPLVTTRGSNMVASANIEERHPDSNGETVDRNKAKGRWEKALSLVREAVQNRNTLESTGRTETGQKAKPQKFPEVHSQSFRTNQLPPINVNESVPRETSSFRRKAPLRKQPSLPEMLRICREKSQNCLHDPRFMKLEQCLRQTSHSRDENLWRNSRINSTESISRISYTR; from the coding sequence ATGATAGCAGTTGTTTCTACGCAACTTACAGACATGAGCGTAAATTCTTCGAGATATCCATTGATTCGGATAAGCAAAAGCGGTGAGATGAGGTTAAAGAACAAAGTTGGCACAGCAATACTCAAAGAGAATGCATATGAAGACAGAGCCTTGAACACCAAACTCGACACattgtcgaaacatcagtttAGGCAGGACAAGTACATGACCTACCGACAGCTGGAGTTTGCCACAAAGCAAGTTTCAGCTTCTGAGGAGAGACCTCTCACTGTGTTTAGCACAGAGAGTAAGAATTTTGAGGCCAACGATCAAGTTCTGCCTCCGCTTGTCACAACGCGAGGATCGAACATGGTAGCGTCTGCAAACATAGAGGAAAGACACCCGGATAGCAACGGAGAAACCGTCGATCGAAACAAGGCAAAAGGTCGCTGGGAAAAGGCTTTATCTCTTGTACGCGAAGCAGTTCAGAATAGAAATACACTGGAGTCGACTGGAAGAACAGAGACAGGACAAAAAGCTAAGCCTCAAAAATTCCCCGAGGTGCATTCCCAGAGCTTCCGAACAAATCAACTACCACCGATAAATGTAAACGAGAGCGTCCCGAGAGAGACTTCGTCTTTCAGAAGGAAGGCTCCTCTTCGAAAACAACCAAGTTTACCAGAGATGCTTCGAATATGCAGAGAAAAGTCGCAAAACTGTCTCCATGATCCGAGATTTATGAAACTTGAGCAGTGTTTGCGTCAAACATCCCACTCTCGCGATGAAAATCTTTGGAGAAATTCGAGAATTAATTCCACCGAAAGTATATCCAGAATTTCGTATACTCGTTGA